In Candidatus Omnitrophota bacterium, the DNA window GCCGCATGTTTTCTAAAAAACGCGGAGGTTATTTTATCTGAACTTATAAACGCGTCCGGCAAGGGCGTCATATTTCGCGAAGGGGCCTGTTGCGTTATATGCGGTATTCCTAATGCGGGAAAATCAAGCCTTATGAATTGTTTATTGGGGCACGACAGAGTCATTGTCACGGACGCCGCAGGCACTACAAGAGACAGCATAGAAGAAACCCTTAATATCGCGGGCATACCGTTAAGGATAATTGACACGGCGGGAATAACGGAATCTGACGACAAGATTATGCGGGCGGGTATTGAGAGAAGCAAAAGATGTATTGACGGCGCGGACATTATTTTGCTTGTCATTGACAGAAGCCGCCCGCTTTCTTATGAAGATATATGCCTGATTGAGCGCGTAAAGAAAAAGAAGGTTATAGTTGTTTTGAGCAAATCGGACCTGCCCCCGGCGCTATCCCCTGAAGATTGCATAAGATATCTGGATAAAGAGGCTGTCCTTGAGGTGTCTGTAAAGGACAAAACGGGGCTTGACCGGCTTGAAGACGCCGTATATAAGGCCCTTTTAGGCTCGGAAATTTCGGTTGAAAATATATTCTTGTCTAATTCCAGGCATATAGAATGCGCGAAAAAGGCTTTAGATTTTATAGTTTCTGCCAAACGCGGTTTTGACGAAAAAAGGCCGGCAGATATTATTCTCATAGACATTAAAGATGCCGCCGGATCATTAACCTCTATTACGGGGGAGGTTTTTACCGATGGCACGCTGGAGCGGATTTTTGGCAGGTTTTGTGTGGGTAAATAAACGGGGAGCGGGGCATGGACAAAAAAAAGATTGAGAAGGCAGTGCGCGATATACTGTTTGCGATAGGAGATGATCCATCGCGGGAAGACCTTGTTGATACTCCGAAAAGGGTCGCGGATATGTATGAAGAAATTTTTAGCGGCATCAAAGCGAACGCGGAAAAAGAGCTTGAAGTTATTTTAGGCGAAAAACATAATGAGATAGTGCTGGTAAAAGGCATACCTCTTTATTCTGTTTGCGAGCATCACCTGCTTCCCTTTGTCGGTAAGGCCCATGTCGCGTATATACCAAAGGCGGGAAGAGTTACCGGTTTAAGCAAACTTGCCAGGGTTGTGGAGATATATTCCAAAAGGCTCCAGGTCCAGGAAAGGCTTACGACCCAGGTAGCTGATATTATCATGAGAAAACTAAAACCCTTAGGAGTGCTTGTTGTTATAGAAGCCGAGCATATGTGCATGTCTATGCGCGGCATTAAAAAGCCCGGGACTGTTACGGTTACCAGCGCGGTCAGAGGGGTTTTCAAGGAAAATGCCAAAACCAGACAAGAGGCGTTAACATTGATTAAATAGGATTTATGCGGCGTAATCTATATCTAAAAATTAATGTTAATAAAAGATTGAAAAAATTCAGGTTTTTCTTTACCTGATATAGCGCGTATGCTATAATTACACTATTATAAGGTATAAAAAAATATGGAAAACAGGCTATATGAGAGGATATCACTGCCTATAAAACTCACTTATGAGGTTAATGCAAGGCCGAAGATAGTAAATGAGACGGTAAGCAAGGATATCAGCGGTAATGGTATTTGTCTTTCTCTCAAGGAAAAGCTTTTACCCAAGACAATATTGGATATGTATATAACTTTATCCGATAATAATACGTTAAAGCTGTCCGGCATGGTTATATGGAACCGACGGATTGACATAACCGGCGACGCGTTACCGGCGACTTATTACGATACTGGCATAGAGCTTTTAAACGCAGACCCTATAAACATCAACAAAATCATAACGCATTTTTACGGCAAGTCTTTTTAACCTACCATGAGATTTATTGTTCAGATTGCGTGCAATAAAGTATTTATTGTAACTCTTATATGCTGGTTTACCGCCCAGCTTATCAAGATAGCAGTTTCCGTCATAAGAGAAAAGAGCTTTGATTTTAAGTGGCTTATAGGCACAGGGGGTATGCCAAGTTCGCATTGTGCCGCCACGTCGGCCCTTGCCGTAGCTTTGGGCATGTCTTACGGATTTGATTCAGGTGTTTTTGCCATTGGCCTTGGGTTCGCGATTGTTACCATGTTTGACGCGCAGGGCGCCAGGCGCGCTATCGGAAAACAGGCGGAGATTTTGAATAAAATGATGGAGGATATCTATTCAAACAGGTCAATAAATGAAGAAAGGCTCGCGGAATTGATAGGGCATACCCCGGTCCAGGTACTGGCAGGGGCATTGTTTGGGGCTTTCATGTCGTATTTCTTATATTTGATAATATAAAAGGCGGGATAAACAAGAAAATGAAAAAAAATATAATACGTATTTGCGCGGCCGCGGCCGCGGTTGTTATAGTACTGGTAGCGGCGAGATTACTGTTTGATTTTTCGCGAAATAAAAAAACGACGAACTTGAGCGGGGACGCGCCTGTTTCCTCCGGCAGGCAGTCCAAAACTCTGAAGCGGGTAAATGACCTTTTGTTGTCGGGTAAAAAATCCGAGGCTGTAAGCGAGCTTGAAAAGATAGCAGACTCTTTCAAGGGGAAACAGGAAGGCTATGAGGCCGTGTCAATGCTTGCCGATATATATAATAAAGACGGAAATTTTGTAAAGGCTAAATCCATGTACCATGAGATTATCAGCAGTTATTCCCAGTTCTGCGATTATGCCTTTGTCCAAAAAAATATTTCTTCTGTTAATATGTCAATCTTGTTTTCAGATATCGTTGCTGCCGGCAGTGAATTATATACCGTAGCTCCGGGCGATTCACTGGCAAAGATAGCCAAGAGATTCTCAACGACGGTAGAACTTATCCAAAAGGCCAACGGCCTGAAGTCCGACGTAATAATACCCGGGGTCAAGCTCAAGGTGCAAAACCGGCCTTTTTCTATTATTGTGGACAATACCCAGTGCGTGCTTACCGTACTCCTGGATGACGAAGTTATCAAGACATACGATGTAGCTACGGGTAAAAACAATTGTACTCCGATAGGAGTATTCCAGATTAAAGATAAACTTATTAACCCTGTGTGGTATAATAAGGGGACAGCTGTTCCCGCCGGCAGTCCCGAAAATGTTCTCGGAACAAGATGGATGGGCCTTGCCACGCCGCAATCAGGTTACGGTATACACGGTACCACGGAACCTGAAAGCATAGGGTATCAGTCTACAGAAGGCTGTGTAAGGATGCGTAACGAGGACGTTGAGGAACTGTATAGCATTATACCGGTAGGCACATCGGTAACCGTTATAGAATAAAGGTCGTGTTGATGAGCTTAATAGGACTTGGATTTGAAAAGCCAATTTTAGAACTTGAAAGAAAGATAGAAGAGCTTAAAAAATTTACGAGTTCTGAAAACATAAACCTTCATTCAGAAATAGAACGGCTTAACCAGAAACTTGAGAAGCTGAAGCGGGAGATATTTGAGAATCTTACCCCCTGGCAAAGGGTGCAGATAGCGCGCCATCCACAGCGGCCCTATACGCTTGATTATATCGGCATTATTATGAGTGATTTCGTGGAACTCCATGGCGACAGGGCATTTTCCGACGATAAAGCAATGATATGCGGTTTAGCCAGGGTTGACGGGTGCCGGATTTGCATCATTGGCCATCAAAAAGGCCGAGACACTAATGAGAACCTGAAAAGGAATTTTGGAAGCGCTAACCCGGAGGGATACAGGAAGGCTATAAGGGTCATGAAGATAGCGGAAAAATTGGATATCCCGATCATTACCTTTATTGACACTCCCGGAGCCTATCCCGGCATAGGGGCTGAAGAAAGGGGCCAGGCAGAGGCTATAGCACGTAACCTGCGGGAGATGACAGACATAAGAGTCCCTATTATAGTTTTTGTCATTGGCGAGGGAGGCAGTGGCGGCGCTTTAGGCATAGGCATAGGCGACAGGGTATATGTCCTGCAAAATTCATATTATTCGGTCATATCCCCGGAAGGATGCGCGGCTATACTATGGAAAGACAGGGCAAGGTCGGATGAAGCGGCAAAGGCGCTCAAGCTGACCGCGCAGGACCTGCTAAATTTTGGCATCATAGACGGTATCGTACCGGAGCCGCTTGGGGGAGCGCACCGCAACTCTTTGGCCGCCGCCGAAAACATTAAACGTGTCATATTAAGCAGTGTCAAAGATGTTTTATCTGTCAGTAAAGACGACATGCTTAAGGCCCGTTATGAAAAATTCAGGCGTATAGGCAGATTCACCGATCCAAATATTTCGCGTTGATCAACGCGCCCGCATGTTTATATGAATAAAACAATTACAATAGAAAGCGATTTAAGAAGGATAAAACAGGTTGTTGACCAGGTCAAGTTTATGCTTGAACAGGTCGGCGCCGGTGAATCGGATGTTTTTGATATAAGGCTTTGTTTGGAAGAGGCGCTTATCAACGCGATAAAATACGGTAATAAATTTGACAAAGGGAAAAAGGTGCAGGTTGATTTTAATCATAAAGATTCCAAGGTATCACTTACAATTGAAGATAATGGAGATGGTTTTGATATTGCTTCCGTGCCGGATCCCACACTTGATGAAAACATATTAAAAGGCTCCGGCCGCGGTGTTTTTCTTATCAAATATCTTATGGATGAACTAAAATTCAATAAGCGGGGCAACCGCATTACCATGGTTAAATATTTAAAACAAAAATAAGGGGGAACACTAATGCATATATCTCAAAAAGAAGCTAACGGCATAACTACTTATGAGATTAGCGGCGATATAGATATTAATTCATCTCCGGAGGTCAGAGATTTTTTTGAAAAGGGGTTGAAGAATAAGACGATGAAAGTGCTGGTAAACTTAAACGGCGTTTCTTATGTGGACAGTTCAGGCCTGGCCACGCTTGTAGAGATGCTTAAAAAAACCAGGTCTTATGGGGGCAGGCTGCGCATATCCAATCTTGCCCCGAAGGTCAAGAGCCTTTTTGAGATAACCAAACTTGAGAAACTTTTTGATATTTTTGATGCTGCTGAAGACGCGATATCCGGGTTTTAAAAACAGAAAGAAGCAAAAATGTTGAATATAATTGGAGCTATAGGCAGGATGGTGTTATCAGTGCTGTCCCAGGTTGGTGGGATATTTACACTGCTTGGTCAAATCCTTTTCTGGATGTTTGCGGGCCCGTTCATGCGCAAGGCCTCTTCACGGAAGAACATATTTGAACAGATGGTATTCAGCGGTGTAAACAGCTTGCTTATAGTATTTTTTGTGGCTTTTTTTACGGGAATAGTGCTTGCCATGCAAAGCGCGTACCAACTGGCCCAGCTTGGCGCCGAGATGTATGTCGCAAGCCTTGTGGCTGTGGCTATGGCCAGAGAAATGGGCCCTGTGCTTACGGCGCTTGTTGTAGCCGGCAGGGTTGGAGCGGCGATAACCGCCGAACTCGGCAGTATGAAGGTTACCGAACAGATTGAGGCATTGCAGACGCAGGCGCTTAATCCGGTAAGATTTCTTGTGGTTCCGCGTGTTTTAGCCCTTGTGATAATGCTGCCCTGCCTTACCGTATTCAGCGACCTGGTAGGCATGGTAGGAGGCTATCTTGTCGGAGTATTTAATGTGGGCATAAATTCCGGCATGTATATAAATGTCACGTTTAAGTTTTTAGAACTCAAAGATATATATACGGGTTTGATTAAGTCTGTTTTTTTCGCAGTCATTATATCGCTTATAGGTTGTTATATGGGCCTTAACACATCAGGCGGCGCCGAAGGGGTCGGACGCTCAACAACGGTAAGCGTTGTTACCAGTTTTATCCTGATTATTTTGGCCGATTGTATTCTCACTGGGATATTCTTTTTTAGTAACATATAGACTGGTTTCTGCCGCAATCAACACAGATACGCGAAACCCGCAGGCCCGGTTTACGTTTATGATCTAACGCGTAGATAACAATAAGAGGGCATGACCCCGCTTTCCGGTGAAATACTGCGATAGACAACGGCTTGGGAAATTATAGTTTTGTAATGGCTTTGGGAGCAACTGTCGGACATACGATATTGGGAGCTGTGTATGGAAAAAAAAGAAGTATCAATAGAGGTCAAAGACCTGGTTAAGAGTTTTAACGGTAGAACAGTCTTAAACGGTATAAATTTAAAAGTTTACAAGGGCGAGACCCTGGTAATTATGGGCGGCAGCGGCTGTGGAAAATCCACCCTGTTGAGGCACATGATAGGCACGCACAAACCGGATAGCGGGACCGTTATTATAAAGGGAAAGGACATAACAACGCTTGGCGAGTCTGAATTTGACAAGATCAGGAAAATATACGGTATGGTTTTTCAGAATGCCGCTCTTTATGATTCCATGACGGTAAAGGAGAACATAGCGTTGGCCTTAAAGGAGCACACAAGGCTTGCTCCCGATATAATTGACATAATGGTAAAGATGAAGCTTGAGCTTGTCGGCCTGCGAAGTTTTGAAAATTTTATGCCCAGCGAACTTTCAGGAGGCATGAGAAGGAGAGTCGGATTAGCCAGGGCCATATCAATGGATCCCGAGATAGTTTTCTACGATGAACCTACGGCAGGGCTTGACCCTATAGTAGCGGGAGTTATAGACAAGCTTATACTTGATTTAAGCAAAAAGCTTCATATAACATCTGTTGTTGTGACTCATGACATGAAGAGCGTTTTCTCAATAGCCGACAGGATAATTATGTTATATAACGGCAAGGTTATCGCGGAAGGCGCGGTTGACGAGATAAAAAATTCTGCTGATCTGCGCGTAAAACAGTTTGTGACGGGAAATCCCGACGGGCCTATCCAATTTTTCAGGTCAGGAGAGGGCTATTTAGAGGAACTGACAAAATAAGGAGAGTAGTATGCCAAAGATATTTACAAATGAGGTTAAAACAGGTTTTGTGGTTTTGGTGTGCATTGGTATTCTGACCGGACTTACCATTATGGCTGGAAATTTTAAACCTTTTCAACAGTTGTATTGCATAAACGTGGTATTCTCAAATGTTTCCGGCATAGAAAAAGACGCCGCTGTCCGTTTAGCAGGCGTTGAAGTCGGTAAGGTGGAGAGTGTCAGAATTGCCTACGGGAAAGAAGGAGATACGTCGGTCTTGGTGAAATTGGAATTGTTCCAGGATGCCAGGATAAGGGAGGGGGCCCGGGCGGCGGTCACTACGTTAGGGCTTATGGGTGAGAAATATATTGAACTTACCCCCGGCGATACCGGAGCGGGATTTTTAAAAGCCGGCGCGACTATACGGGGCAAGGATCCAATTGATATTGAGGCTGTGATTGATGAAGCAAGGTCTGTAATGGAGGTTGCCAAGGTGACTATGACCAATATAAGCGATCTTGCCAAAAATTTAAACGGCGCGGTATCGGATAACAGGGGCAATATTGACGAAATAATGGACAATCTTAAAAGGACTACAGAAAATCTTGAAGAATTTACTGATGACATAAAGCGCAACCCGTGGAAATTGCTCGTTAAAGGCAGGGAAAAATAAAAACTTTTTTGTCAGGAAGGGGCGGCATATGAGGCAGAGGCTATGGATTTTTGCAGTATCGGTATTGTGTTTTTTTTGCGCGTGTTCTAGCGCTTTTTCCGAATCAGATATCAGTGTTATTTATGTAAAAGGCGTGGTCAATATCCAGAAGGCCGATGACGCAAAATGGCAGATAGCAACGCGGGGGATGGCGCTTGATGAAAAAGACAGGATCAAGACACTGGACGGTTCAGAAGTATCTATCGCCCTTGATACTTCCAACAAGAATATCGTAACGCTTTCGCAAAATTCAGAAATAAGTATTGCCGATGCTAAAAAAAAGCATCTATCGCTTTATAACGGCAGGATATTCGCCCTGATAGAAGGAGTTGAATCGGCGTCGTCTTTTCAGGTGCGCACACCTACAGCGGTCGCGGGGGTTTCAGGCAGCGGCATGTCGGTTGAATCTGATGGCAACAATACGACTGTCGGGTGTTTTGAAGACATGGCATATGTCCAAGGTATTAATGAAGACGGCACACTAATGGCCGAGATAGTTATTATTGATAACGGATTCAAGCGGGTTATAGGCAGATTTGAAATGCCCGGGGATCTTATCATGCTGTCGGATTTTGATAGAGAGGGCTGGTCGCAATTCAGGCAGAACTTAAAAGAGTATCTTAGCTGGCTTGGAGATAAGCGCGAGCAAGGTTTACAAGGCGCCGCGGACGCTATGGACGCTATCCAGGGGATGCAGGAGCGCCTGAATGACATAAGAGATGACAATAAGGAGAACATATTTGAACGTGACGAACACCAGAAAAGAGACGACGAGCGCGATAATAAAGACAGGCCCTCTGACGGCGGAGGTGACGGCCGGCCTTCATACACTACCGGTATCGGAGTCTAATACCAGGCCCCTATATAAAATACTTTTTCTGTGTTGCTGTCTTCTGTGCGCCGTCATTACGCCTTTGCGCGCTGATGAGGAGGATACGAGAGAGAAACACAAAGACGCCAGCCAGCCTGCTGTAAAGGCTGTCCGGCAGGGCGGTAAGTCAGATGCTCAAAGTAGATTGTCGTATAATTTCTACGCGGGCGCATTAGAAGGCTATGACAACAACGTATATCTTGACTCAAGGCGCAAGGGAGGATTGTTTGATCAGTTTAACGCGGACGCTGTTTTGCGATACGCGGTCAACAAAGCGTTAAACATAAAAGCTAAATATGATTTTACCGGTATTTTGTACCATGAGTTTACCGATGTCAGCATGATGGACAACCAGCTTTCCGCTTCATTTGAATATTATCATCGGAACAATGTAAAGGTTGAGACGGGTTACGGCATTGATTTCGTGGATTATTTTAAAGGTAAAGATTCGGACCTTGCCTCTGACGGCCCGTTTGCCGGGATAAGGTATTACATAGGCCGCATGGCATATATGGGAGGCATGTACCAGTATACTGTTTATGATTACAGGTCCAGAAAGATACGCGACAGCTCCGATACCGAAATAGATTTAACGCGCAAAGACCGCAGGCACACTATTATCGCCGAATTCGCGACATATTTAAAAAAGGTTTTTATCAAGGTAAAAAACACGTATTTTATTAATAATTCAAACGATGAATATCTTGATTATTATGATTACAGTTCAGAGCGGATTAACCTTTATGCCGCATATCCTGTCAGCGAAAAATTGACCGTGCTTATAAACGGGGGATATCAGAGAAAAGATTTTAAGTCGCGCGTAACCAAGAAAGATCCAAGCAAGAAGGAGCGTGATAATATTATGATGCTCGGTACAGGCCTGTTTTATCAATTATCGCCGTCTTGTTCATTTAACCTGGATTATTCTTATCGCCAGAACTATTCCAACGACCCCATCCAGGAGTATTCAGGCAGTATAATAACTGCCGGAATAAACATTTCCTTTTAATGCCAAAGCCAAAAATCAGCAGAAAGGCTTTAAGATATTCAATAGTTGTTATCATACTAACCAGTGTGATAATGGCCTCCTATTTCCGCGTTTTTGAGACCTTTGAACTTTCCACGTTAGACCTTCGTTTCAGGACCCGGCCCCGGCAAAGTGTTATAAGCGATATAGCGATAATAGAAATCGCTCAGGATACTATTGATAAGATAGGCCAATGGCCGATAGACAGGAAATTCCACGCAGCCCTGGTTGATACCCTTACTGCCTGCGGGGTCAAGGCAGTTATATTTGATATATTATTCAGCACAAAAAGCAATCAGCTTTCAGACGCGCAGCTTGTTGAATCAGTTTCATCCGCCGGTAATGTGTATTTGCCTGTTGCCATGCGCCTAAGTGAGAATATTACCTCCGGCGTATTTCCTGACGCGGTATCCGTTGAATCAGGGCCTATGCCGGAACTGGCTGAAAAGGCCCGCGGCATAGGCCACATAAATGTTATTACCGACATAGACGGCAAGAGAAGGCGCGTGCCTTTGTTTATCAGCTATGGAAAGGAATTGATACCGCAAATATCTTTGTTGGCTGTTTGCGATGCTTTGTCCATAGACATAAAAAGCATCAAGGTTGAAAACGGGAAGCTTCTCGTGCCTGGGCCCGGACTGGAGATACCCGTTGATTCACGCGGCCAGATAATGATAAATTACGCAGGCAGATGGGGAGAGGTATTCAGCCATTATTCATTCATAGATATACTTACCTCCTACAGGGATTATTGCAGGGGCGGGAAAGGCATTATTGACCTTGAACAACTACGCGGCAAGATATGCATTGTAGGCCTTACCGCCGTAGCCACGCACGATCTCAATCCCATGCCGTTGCAGCAACGCTATCCTATGGTCGGTCTTCACGCCAATTTGATTAATACGATACTGCTGAAGAACTTTATCCTAAGGGCCAGCCCGCTTGTTAATATACTTATATTGATTATTTTATCAGCGCTTGTCGCGGCCGCTGTATTCAAATTAAAACCACTGCTGGAAGTATTATCGGCTTTTTGTATTGTCACGGGATTTATCGCCGTGTCGTTTGCTTTGTTCGCTTTTTTAAATATATGGATAGACCTGTTTTACCCGCTTATACTTATTGCCGCGGTTTATATTTCGTGTACTTTTTACCAGTACATACTTGAGCAGAATAAAAGAGTCCTCATGCAGAGGGATCTTAATATAGCGAAACGGATACAACAGAGTTTTTTAAGGCAATCCCCTCCCGAATCGGACATTGTTGACATATCGTTTAAGATGGAGCCCGCCAAGTCTATAGGAGGCGATCTTTATGATTTTGTGACAAACGATGACCAGAGCCTCGGGGTAATGATTGGAGATGTTTCCGGAAAGGGTGTGCCCGCGGCGCTGTTTATGGCCATGACTGTTAGTAATTTCAGGTTTCATGCCAAAACCGAGCCGGATCCTGTAAAGGTAGTTACATCGCTTAATAACCAGATAGCTACGGAATCTACATCGGGGCTTTTTGTGACCCTGACGTATATTAATATTAATGCGAAACATATGAAGCTTTCTATCGTTGATGCCGGACATTTGCCTGTAGTTCATGCAAGACGCTCGTCAAAAACGGTATTGATAGAGGCGCATAGCGGTATGGCGCTGGGAGTTATGGATGGAATAGAATTTTCCATGCGAGAAATTCCCATGGCGCCGGGGGATGTGTTTGTAATTTATACCGACGGAGTTACAGAGGCGCGTAACGCGGCCAAAGAAGAATTCGGCGAGGACAGGCTCAAGGACAGCGTATCAAGGTATAAAAGTTTGACCGCGAAAGAAATCACCGAGAATATATATAGCGATATTCTGCGTTTTCGTAAGAGGGCCCCGCAGCATGACGATATTACCATTATGGTTATAAAGGTCAAAGGGTAGACACTGTCTTTAGCATTCATCCATGTGATCTGTATTTTGTTTAGCGAATTTTATACGAATAATGTAAACCAATATTTATATTTGAGTTGACAATTTCATTGCCTTGTTTATAATGCCTTCATGGCGTATCTATATTCATTTAGGGTGTTTTTATTTATTACCGCGTGCCTGTCTTCGGTTTTCGCCTTTTCATGCCCTTGCGTCTGCGCGGATATTGAACTTGAACCTATAACGGTTTATATCCAGCCGGGCGAGAATATAACCCACGAAAACCCTTCCAGAGATGAAGACATTATAAACCGTTCTTGGCGCGAAACGAGTAGCATAGATATTTTACTGGATACGGAACCCGGTGTTGACATATCAAGGCGCGGGGTATCGGGTATACAATCAGATATGAGCATAAGAGGGTGCGGCGCAGGCCAGGTGTCAGTGGCGATAAACGGGGTGACGGTAAACGATCCGCAAACCAGCCATCACAACCTTGACCTGCCTCTCCCGCAATTTGCCGTAGAAAATATAGAGATAGTAAAAGGCCAGTCAACTAAGCCCTGGGCCCAGAGCGGAATAGGCGGATCGGTAAATATCAAGGCCAGAAGGCCCCGGGACACGCAGTCTTGGGTGTTTTTTGGCCGCGGTTCAGATTGCGCAGAAAATACCGGCGTATATTCCTGTTTTGCCAAAGAGGACAAGGGCGTAAATGTCGCGGCAGAGCAGTCATCTTCCGAAGGTTATAGGCAAGGCACTGATTATAAACAATTTGCGGTCTCGTCTTCGGCGGCATTTCCGTTTGGAGATAAGGTATCCAATTATGCCCTGGCAGGGTATGGCGAGAAAGAATACGGCGCATCCAACTTTTACGTTCCATATGATTCGCGGGAATGGACGGACACGCTTTTTTTAAACTGGCAGTCCAGCGCCCAAATTGGAAATCTTACTGTCCGGCCCAACCTGTATTACAGGCGGCATCACGATAAATTTATGCTTGATATAAGACGCCAGGATTTCTATATTAATCGTCACATTACGAAGGTTTCAGGGGCCATGGTTGAAGCGGAGATAGGCTTTGATACTGCGGGTGAGCTTGGTTTTTTAATTGATATTTGCAACCAGTCTATTAAGAGCACAAGGCTTGTCAAAGATTCTCGTCTTCGCGCTTCTTACGCCTTGTCGTGGAAGGTCCACCACAATCCCGCGGCAGGTTTTGATTTATCCGCCCGCGTGGATAGCTATTCGGATTTTAATACCCGTATCCTGCCGCAGGCAGGCATATATATAAGGCCTTATAATTTTATTAAATTCAGGGCCGCCGTATCAAGGTCTTTAATGCCCGCTGATTATACGCAATTATACTATGAAGACGCGGTAAGCTCCGGCAACAGGAACCTGTCTCCGGAAAGCGCAATAAATTA includes these proteins:
- a CDS encoding TonB-dependent receptor, translated to MAYLYSFRVFLFITACLSSVFAFSCPCVCADIELEPITVYIQPGENITHENPSRDEDIINRSWRETSSIDILLDTEPGVDISRRGVSGIQSDMSIRGCGAGQVSVAINGVTVNDPQTSHHNLDLPLPQFAVENIEIVKGQSTKPWAQSGIGGSVNIKARRPRDTQSWVFFGRGSDCAENTGVYSCFAKEDKGVNVAAEQSSSEGYRQGTDYKQFAVSSSAAFPFGDKVSNYALAGYGEKEYGASNFYVPYDSREWTDTLFLNWQSSAQIGNLTVRPNLYYRRHHDKFMLDIRRQDFYINRHITKVSGAMVEAEIGFDTAGELGFLIDICNQSIKSTRLVKDSRLRASYALSWKVHHNPAAGFDLSARVDSYSDFNTRILPQAGIYIRPYNFIKFRAAVSRSLMPADYTQLYYEDAVSSGNRNLSPESAINYEAGFDITAAKGNMDLSLTVFNRHTDNMIDWVKYDVSDQVFRAENIAKVRTLGFEGAASAFIAGCLKIKTGYSYSGSDIINSRDFISRYVTGRDEHKLFAMAQLFLPFGVQTVDIIYKNKKDYNNYFLTNCNMNYDLNRNISLFFAVDNVFNKTYWDITDSLMPGRQYLAGMRAKF
- a CDS encoding FecR family protein, translated to MRQRLWIFAVSVLCFFCACSSAFSESDISVIYVKGVVNIQKADDAKWQIATRGMALDEKDRIKTLDGSEVSIALDTSNKNIVTLSQNSEISIADAKKKHLSLYNGRIFALIEGVESASSFQVRTPTAVAGVSGSGMSVESDGNNTTVGCFEDMAYVQGINEDGTLMAEIVIIDNGFKRVIGRFEMPGDLIMLSDFDREGWSQFRQNLKEYLSWLGDKREQGLQGAADAMDAIQGMQERLNDIRDDNKENIFERDEHQKRDDERDNKDRPSDGGGDGRPSYTTGIGV
- a CDS encoding outer membrane beta-barrel protein, whose translation is MTNTRKETTSAIIKTGPLTAEVTAGLHTLPVSESNTRPLYKILFLCCCLLCAVITPLRADEEDTREKHKDASQPAVKAVRQGGKSDAQSRLSYNFYAGALEGYDNNVYLDSRRKGGLFDQFNADAVLRYAVNKALNIKAKYDFTGILYHEFTDVSMMDNQLSASFEYYHRNNVKVETGYGIDFVDYFKGKDSDLASDGPFAGIRYYIGRMAYMGGMYQYTVYDYRSRKIRDSSDTEIDLTRKDRRHTIIAEFATYLKKVFIKVKNTYFINNSNDEYLDYYDYSSERINLYAAYPVSEKLTVLINGGYQRKDFKSRVTKKDPSKKERDNIMMLGTGLFYQLSPSCSFNLDYSYRQNYSNDPIQEYSGSIITAGINISF
- a CDS encoding CHASE2 domain-containing protein, whose translation is MPKPKISRKALRYSIVVIILTSVIMASYFRVFETFELSTLDLRFRTRPRQSVISDIAIIEIAQDTIDKIGQWPIDRKFHAALVDTLTACGVKAVIFDILFSTKSNQLSDAQLVESVSSAGNVYLPVAMRLSENITSGVFPDAVSVESGPMPELAEKARGIGHINVITDIDGKRRRVPLFISYGKELIPQISLLAVCDALSIDIKSIKVENGKLLVPGPGLEIPVDSRGQIMINYAGRWGEVFSHYSFIDILTSYRDYCRGGKGIIDLEQLRGKICIVGLTAVATHDLNPMPLQQRYPMVGLHANLINTILLKNFILRASPLVNILILIILSALVAAAVFKLKPLLEVLSAFCIVTGFIAVSFALFAFLNIWIDLFYPLILIAAVYISCTFYQYILEQNKRVLMQRDLNIAKRIQQSFLRQSPPESDIVDISFKMEPAKSIGGDLYDFVTNDDQSLGVMIGDVSGKGVPAALFMAMTVSNFRFHAKTEPDPVKVVTSLNNQIATESTSGLFVTLTYININAKHMKLSIVDAGHLPVVHARRSSKTVLIEAHSGMALGVMDGIEFSMREIPMAPGDVFVIYTDGVTEARNAAKEEFGEDRLKDSVSRYKSLTAKEITENIYSDILRFRKRAPQHDDITIMVIKVKG